A DNA window from Schistocerca gregaria isolate iqSchGreg1 chromosome 2, iqSchGreg1.2, whole genome shotgun sequence contains the following coding sequences:
- the LOC126335961 gene encoding jerky protein homolog-like codes for MKSLPVYYRNQKIAWMGGKLLKEWFHGQFVPSDREFSKENNWSPYAILLTDNARFHPSTEEFCDVEIVVKFMPLNVTPLLQPIDQGVLQTLKLTYRKQFLRTLIHDDSIPLVDEVKKANVKDVVYWAVEAWLNISEITLRKSWRKLLTFLEFQDNLVENEEENLLQMIQAIPGCEEASEEDIDEWVAVDVWRTLLTLI; via the coding sequence atgaagtccctgccggtatattatcgcaaccagaaaatAGCATGGATGGGTGGTAAGCTGCTGAAAGAATGGTTTCatggccagtttgttccctctgatCGAGAGTTTTCTAAGGAAAATAATTGGTCTCCCTATGCAATCCTTTTGACTGATAACGCGCGATttcaccccagcactgaggaattcTGTGATGTAGAAATTGTGGTGAAGTTTATGCCgctgaatgttacaccacttctacagccgattgaccagggtgtactgcaaacattaaaactgacttATAGAAAACAGTTTTTACGAACACTGATCCatgatgatagcattcctttagtggacgaAGTAAAAAAGGCCAATGTAAAGGATGTCGTTTATTGGGCCGTTgaggcatggctgaatatttcagaaattactctgagaaaatcgtggagaaaactgttaacatttcttgaatttcaggacaacctagttgaaaatgaagaggaaaatctactacaaatgatacaagcaatccctggatgtgaagaagctagtgaagaagACATAGATGAGTGGGTGGCAGTggatgtgtggagaaccttactgacgctgatttag